From Thermodesulfobacteriota bacterium, the proteins below share one genomic window:
- a CDS encoding PAS domain S-box protein, with the protein MEDSRDATARDRLRILETAIQASIEAIALGDLQGRLTQVNPAFLRLWGYDDETQVLGRSSLEFWRDPGAAQAVVRALWAGGSWRGGLTGVRRDGGEIEVEVSATLVRDEGENPLCLLASFADVTERNRADRELRESEGRYRSIVDASPWGILQYRLEPGDRLVFAGGNPAADAILGIRCAARVGKTIEEAFPPLAATAIPGAYREVARTGRPWASEHVTYEDERISGVYAVRAFRVAPGELAVAFEDITERRSAEDHLRASAQRIEELYRKAVEQEELYRSLLRSIPDPVALYDLEGNAVYLNPSFTETFGFTAEEMVGRRIPFVPEAEAPGTAETIRQVLAGQPCRGFETRRLARDGRILDVVLSSSVYHDHRGKAAGIVVVLRDVTRSRQVEHQLLQAQKLEAVGTLASGIAHDFNNLLQAITGYAELSLAERPEGRTARFLAGIEEAARRGSDLVKNLLAFSRAGQPRRHVVDLGAEVRRIAEILERTFPKMIRIRQEGADHPVLVWGDPAQLEQVLLNLATNARDAMPDGGTLTFRLETLAADSPLLPSGAGPPAQRWVLLAVSDTGRGMAPEVAEHAFEPFYTTKGVGQGTGLGLYSTYGIVQRHGGHLTFETAQGRGTAFRLLLPAAEAPDVAPAPEDPAAPAAGREATVLVADDDPAVVEVVADYLDHAGYRVLTARSGEEALAVFGRNPEAVDLVLLDLGMPGMGGRKCLRQLLRIRPAARVLVASGYSPAEHAEATVEEGAAGFVGKPYRLRELGARIRETLASPIPPSPPRGRGLG; encoded by the coding sequence ATGGAAGACAGCCGCGACGCCACAGCCAGGGACAGGCTCCGCATCCTGGAGACCGCGATCCAGGCTTCCATCGAAGCCATCGCCCTTGGCGACCTCCAGGGGCGGCTCACCCAGGTCAACCCCGCGTTCCTGCGCCTGTGGGGGTACGACGACGAAACCCAGGTGCTGGGGCGCTCGTCCCTCGAGTTCTGGAGAGACCCCGGCGCGGCCCAGGCTGTGGTAAGAGCCCTCTGGGCCGGGGGAAGCTGGCGGGGCGGGCTCACCGGAGTTCGGCGGGACGGCGGGGAGATCGAGGTGGAGGTCTCGGCCACCCTGGTCCGGGACGAGGGGGAAAACCCCCTGTGCCTGCTCGCCTCCTTTGCCGACGTCACCGAGCGCAACCGGGCCGACCGGGAGCTCCGGGAGTCCGAGGGGCGCTACCGGAGCATCGTCGACGCCTCCCCCTGGGGCATCCTCCAGTACCGCCTGGAGCCCGGGGACCGGCTCGTCTTCGCGGGCGGGAACCCGGCGGCCGACGCCATCCTCGGCATCCGCTGCGCCGCACGGGTGGGAAAGACGATCGAGGAAGCGTTTCCTCCTCTGGCGGCCACCGCCATTCCCGGCGCCTACCGCGAGGTGGCCCGCACCGGCCGGCCCTGGGCATCGGAGCACGTCACCTACGAGGACGAGCGGATCTCGGGCGTCTACGCCGTGCGCGCCTTCCGGGTGGCCCCGGGGGAGCTCGCGGTGGCCTTCGAGGACATCACCGAACGGCGATCCGCAGAAGACCACCTGCGCGCCTCGGCCCAGCGTATCGAAGAGCTCTACCGAAAGGCCGTGGAGCAGGAAGAGCTCTATCGCTCCCTCCTGCGCTCCATCCCCGACCCGGTGGCCCTCTACGACCTGGAGGGCAACGCGGTCTACCTGAACCCGTCCTTCACCGAGACGTTCGGTTTCACCGCCGAGGAGATGGTCGGCCGGCGCATCCCCTTCGTCCCGGAGGCCGAGGCCCCGGGAACCGCCGAGACGATCCGCCAGGTTCTCGCCGGCCAGCCCTGCCGGGGGTTCGAGACCCGGCGCCTGGCCAGGGACGGCCGCATCCTCGACGTGGTGCTCAGCTCCTCGGTCTACCACGACCACCGGGGAAAGGCGGCCGGCATCGTGGTCGTCCTGCGCGACGTGACCCGCAGCCGGCAGGTGGAGCACCAGCTCCTCCAGGCCCAGAAGCTGGAGGCCGTGGGTACCCTGGCGAGCGGCATCGCCCACGACTTCAACAACCTCCTCCAGGCCATCACCGGGTATGCCGAGCTCTCCCTGGCCGAGCGCCCCGAGGGCCGCACGGCCCGCTTCCTCGCCGGCATCGAGGAGGCCGCCCGGCGCGGGTCCGACCTGGTGAAGAATCTCCTGGCCTTCAGCCGCGCCGGTCAGCCCAGGCGGCACGTCGTGGACCTGGGGGCCGAGGTGCGCCGCATCGCCGAGATCCTGGAACGCACCTTTCCCAAGATGATCCGGATCCGTCAGGAGGGGGCAGACCATCCGGTCCTGGTGTGGGGGGACCCGGCCCAACTCGAGCAGGTGCTCCTGAACCTGGCTACCAATGCCCGGGACGCCATGCCCGACGGAGGAACCCTGACGTTTCGCCTCGAAACACTCGCCGCCGACTCCCCCCTGCTTCCTTCCGGGGCCGGACCCCCGGCCCAGCGGTGGGTGCTCCTGGCGGTAAGCGACACCGGCAGGGGCATGGCCCCGGAGGTCGCGGAGCACGCCTTCGAGCCCTTCTACACGACCAAGGGCGTGGGGCAGGGCACAGGGCTCGGGCTCTACAGCACCTACGGCATCGTGCAGCGCCACGGAGGGCACCTCACCTTCGAGACCGCCCAGGGTCGGGGTACGGCCTTCCGGCTCCTCCTCCCGGCCGCCGAGGCGCCCGACGTTGCCCCCGCCCCGGAGGACCCGGCGGCTCCCGCCGCCGGGCGGGAGGCCACGGTGCTCGTGGCCGACGACGACCCTGCCGTCGTAGAGGTCGTCGCCGACTACCTCGACCACGCAGGCTACCGGGTGCTCACCGCCCGCAGCGGAGAAGAGGCCCTGGCGGTCTTCGGGCGCAACCCCGAGGCCGTGGACCTCGTGCTGCTGGACCTGGGCATGCCGGGGATGGGCGGGAGGAAGTGCCTGCGCCAGCTCCTGCGCATCCGGCCCGCAGCGCGGGTCCTGGTGGCCAGCGGCTACTCCCCCGCCGAACACGCCGAAGCCACGGTGGAGGAAGGAGCCGCGGGCTTCGTGGGCAAGCCCTACCGGCTGCGAGAGCTCGGCGCCCGCATCCGCGAGACCCTGGCGAGCCCGATTCCTCCCTCTCCCCCCCGGGGGAGAGGTTTGGGGTGA
- the gap gene encoding type I glyceraldehyde-3-phosphate dehydrogenase, with product MAVRIAINGYGRIGRLVLRAAKKYKKDFDFVALHDLADIEALYMVTKYDSIHGRFPGNVELQGDKLVIDGDAMQVISGASKRSSDPLDLPWRDYGVDYVVESTGVFRKVSQLEGHLRSGARRVILTVPSKDPLEATIVMGVNDGVIGPDHTIISNSSCTTNCAAPVAKVLHEHWGIAKGYLSTVHAFTNDQRLFDYPHKDFRRARMATLSIIPTSTGAAQALGLVIPELDGRIEGIAFRVPVPTGSLIDLTVMLERKATAPEINEAMRAACEGGLRGIMAYNTDPIVSVDIIGNPHSAIFDAELTHVRKDRMAKVVAWYDNEWGYSVRVTDLIEKVARMDGLL from the coding sequence ATGGCAGTGCGCATCGCCATCAACGGCTACGGCCGCATCGGCCGCCTCGTGCTCCGGGCGGCCAAGAAGTACAAGAAGGACTTCGACTTCGTCGCACTCCACGACCTGGCGGACATCGAGGCCCTGTACATGGTCACCAAGTACGACTCGATCCACGGCCGGTTCCCGGGCAACGTGGAGCTCCAGGGCGACAAGCTCGTCATCGACGGCGACGCCATGCAGGTCATCAGCGGCGCGAGCAAGCGCAGCAGCGACCCCCTGGATCTTCCCTGGAGGGACTACGGCGTCGACTACGTGGTGGAGTCCACCGGCGTCTTCCGCAAGGTGTCCCAGCTCGAGGGGCACCTGCGCTCGGGCGCCCGGCGGGTGATCCTCACCGTACCCTCCAAGGATCCCCTGGAGGCGACCATCGTCATGGGCGTGAACGACGGCGTCATCGGCCCGGACCACACCATCATCTCCAACTCGTCGTGCACCACCAACTGCGCGGCGCCGGTGGCCAAGGTGCTGCACGAGCACTGGGGCATCGCCAAGGGGTACCTCTCCACGGTGCACGCCTTCACCAACGATCAGCGGCTCTTCGACTACCCCCACAAGGACTTCCGGCGGGCGCGGATGGCGACCCTCTCCATCATCCCCACCTCCACCGGGGCGGCCCAGGCCCTGGGGCTCGTGATCCCGGAGCTCGACGGGCGCATCGAGGGAATCGCCTTCCGGGTCCCCGTGCCCACCGGCTCGCTCATCGACCTCACCGTGATGCTCGAAAGGAAGGCCACCGCCCCGGAGATCAACGAGGCCATGCGGGCCGCGTGCGAGGGAGGGCTGCGGGGCATCATGGCCTACAACACCGACCCCATCGTCTCGGTGGACATCATCGGAAACCCCCACTCCGCCATCTTCGACGCCGAGCTCACCCACGTGCGCAAGGACCGCATGGCCAAGGTCGTGGCCTGGTACGACAACGAGTGGGGCTACTCCGTACGCGTAACCGACCTCATCGAGAAGGTCGCGCGGATGGACGGGCTGCTGTAG